In Rhipicephalus sanguineus isolate Rsan-2018 chromosome 1, BIME_Rsan_1.4, whole genome shotgun sequence, the DNA window CAGGGAGCTTCAGGGTTCACCAAGAGGCCACAAGGGTGCACCGTGCAATCATGTCCAAGGCCTCGCATCACATCCCGATAGCGTTCTGAAGCGAGTGGCTCATTTGCAACACCATACCTGCAGGTTTAAGTGCCAAAATTGTATTGTCATTTGAAAACCAAAGCAAAcaagttctttttctttgtcaatATGCAGCTGATTTTACACTACAGCCTCTCCCAGTGGATTACTTGAAGAGGAAGACGTTACTTGGAAGAAAAATTGCAATACTAATAATTATTTATTTCTGCCTCAAGAAATAAAAGGACAGGGAGCTGTAGAAAAAGGTGTCATAAGCAGCTTGACTGAGCCACAGCCCCTACATACAAGGCAACAGAAACAGGCAATTCAGAAGCAATTCATcacacacattaaaaaaaatctcaTTTAGCTAATCAACAAAattgctatttttttattttctcaacGTCTCATTTTCTTAGGTGTGAAATAAGGCTAGCCAGCAATATAACTTCCCTGGCTTCACACAAATCTCTAGTTTTACATAGAACAAAACAGGTCAATGCACACGGAAACAACAAAGATGGTATTCCCGTGTCTTTCGTGCTGGTTCGCACACTCACCTCCtaaacaatataaaaaaaaaaccaactagcccaaagcacTGCTCTCCTGTGTCCAAGCCTGGAAAATCTCCACTACACATTTTTGTTACTTCTTGATATGCAGTCATGTCTTACAAGATGTCTAGCACAACGTACCCTGGAGTACAATGCACATGAAAATTGCCGGAAGGATGGCAAACAAACTCGTAGCTCTCTTGTAGGCCCTGAGGAATTAATACATTATACAGGGTTATGACATGTGATAACAAGAGACTGGAACTTTAGGCAAAAAGCCGGTTTTTTCCTTGGGTTTTACTTTAGTGGTACTTCTATTGCACTCAGAAATGGATATTTCAATGACACCATCACTGAAATAGGCATTATTTATATTAGGTTATCACAGCCTAAATGTGCCTTTTCCTGTGTTTTTACTTAGCTTTATATTGTTGATAGTGTTATTCACTGACAAACTTTACTGAAGGCAGCCAATTATCAAAACAAATACTTTTGCAGTGTAATGGCTATAAGTAACAGAGTCAGAGCAGACAAAGGCATCGCTATAAGAAGGACTCAAATCTGTACGCAACGATAAGCTTGATGGTGGGTAGTCGTGCACTCACTTCATGTTTTAGCCAACATCAAGAAAATTTGACGATAAAGTGCTACAGTGACCCGGAAAGTGAGATTCATTAGGGATGTTCAGGAAGGTTTCACTACCCACAGGGGACATGTTGCTGGTAGTCAGTGCATACTTCAGTATTGTCAACAGTTATTACATGTGATTGTGCTGCAATTCCTGAGAGCACTGAATCATAAAACATTCCAAAGTATGTGCTGCCAACTTCAGCAGATGTCAAGCATACCTTTTGAGCTACAAATACCTGGTGTAAGAGGGCACAACATATAACCTTGGGATTTACACTTGCCTTATGTTGTTTTGTAGAGAAAATGAAATTGAATTCCGTAAGCAGGGCTTTATGGCCTGTGAACATCTGCGGACAAATTACAGTTTTCATAGAAATGGAGAGCATTCTCATTATTTCAACCAATGAAGCACAAAAAACCGTATTTTGCTCCTATACAAGCCTCGAATGACAATTTTTAGTGCTAAATATCCAGCCTCTATTTGTAACAAATGGAACTTCTCAAGACTAGTGTTAAATGATAAAAGTCTTGCGCTCTGCTGATGAGTGTATGTCCTACCTTATGGCTGGAACACGTGACAAGTCCTTGCACACAGCCAATCCGCGCAGTCCCTTCGATGTCCATTTGCTGCGGCTTGCAACAATGCCGTAATTTGAAGCTGTCAGGCGGAAACTGCGTTCCTCCTGCCACCTAGCGCTACTCCGCTGTCCACGCGTGTTTCTTTCGAGGACTCTTGCCTCTTCCGGAGTGATGCAAAGCTTCTGAAAGTTGTGCATGTGTACACGTGAATATTAATTACATTTGATTGTGTCTGAGTCAGACGATCATCAGAGgtggctggagcccccccaaaattttctaCTTTTACGTCAGTCCATGAAACAGGCATAAATTTTGAAAGATTACACTCTACGTAGTTCAAATGATAAACAATGGACAAAACTTATTAcaagtactgaaaaaaaaagcaaaaacgagCTCATTTAAACTACACATTCTTACTGACTTTTACCTTTTACTTGTACTACAAATTTCGCACGCACAAATTTCCCATTCCCGATTACTTGAAACAGTCACTAGGTGGAAGTAATAATTAACAGGCTTTTTGAATATTACCTCTGTAGAAGAAATACAAGACCAACAAGATGATATCACAAGTAAATGGGTGAGGGGGCCCAAACATTGATCATAGTAAAGAGAACTGGCAAATATGCTAGTAATAAACATTGCAAACAAGTTTACACATAAAGCTATATGGCAACCTGAACATTTCCAACTGTAATAATGTGATTgtatcaaattttttttttaccttgacgATATTGTTGTCTTGCAATGCAGCTGGCGGCTTCCACGTGTCACAGCTGCTAAAATATTGATGAGCTTCCGGCAGGCTGGAGCTGTCAATTGAGGCACTGAAGATGTTTTTAACAACAACATCAAACCCGAATGGCATCAAGGGCTGTTGGTATGACAGCGGAGCAAATACTGATGCCAGACCCCATTTTGTACGTTCGTACGGATGGTTGTCATCTTCCAGAAGTCCTTTTGCGAACTCGCTGTCGGGGTCTTCTTTTAAAATTTCTTCAGCCAATTGCTTTTCAGCAGCTTTCTGCTCATCCAGTGTTCGCGAAACTCCCCTTGGGTCGTACAGGCGAACACTGAGTGGCGAGTCAAGGCCGTCTTCTCGCACTGCCCTCCTGTTCACTGCCTGTAATggcatgccatgcaaatttgtgCTTCGTGGCACACGCCATTTTTGTGGAAGGTCAGTGCACGTGAGCTCCAAGGGCGCCTCAGTGAAGCCCCTTGACTGAATATGTGAAGCAGTCCTTAATACAGCCATGGCGTGATTGCAGGCACTGCGGCCTGCTGCACAACTGCACTCAGTACTTTTAATGCACCCGTCTGCTGACGATATTACCACAAAGATTGCATATGGCGCTGCATTCTTCTTCTTGCTTCTGTAGCACGAAGCCTTCAAGTACACTGTGCCATCACTGCAGAGGGAAAAGAAACAATGGAAGTGCTCCTCATAAATAAGAATATATTAGCATGTGACACTTCAATCATTGGGAGTTGCACCTACAGGCGTTTTGCTAACCAAGCCTAACAAATGGTCGAGTACCATAGGTCTACACAAAACATACGGCTGCATAGCGCACTTAACGAAAATTACATTCACTGATCAAGTCAAAAAGTACAGCTATGACGTTTCAGAACCTGTACAAGTTCCTTGTTCACAATGCAGCGGACATGTTTTCGTTAAGTGTAACATGCTACCAGACCAGGCGAGCTTTTGTCGAACTCTTGACTAGCATCACCGCACTTCATCACATCAACCGGGCACTTCAGAGGATAATGCCAAGGAAACAATGTCTATTCGGTGCATTTATTACTGCAGTAGTACTGAAAGTGGGGGAGGTGTTGGGCCATTCTAAGCAGTGCGAGAGATAATCTTTAAGTGCACAACCAAGCGAGGACAGAGAACACGtgagacacacgagcgctgtcGGACACCCATGTGTCTCATGTGTTCTGCGTCCTTGCCTGCCTATGCATTTAAACATTATTAATCGTGTcttgccaacacgcccaaacagcCAGAGCCACATTAGTGTGAGAAAGTAGACACAAAAATGGAAAAGCAAGCAAGCGGTCACTGTCAAGTAAATTTGTATTGATATTAGGGGCATTTGGCATGAAATATTCATGAGACATCGAAGTAGAATATTCTAAATTATAAATTTGGCAATTTCAACAGCAACACCAATTATTAAAACTAAAATGACATTCAGGAACGATCAGTGCCATTTTGCATACTTAGAATTGTTTTGCTATGACCAAGAAAATGTGTCCCGTTTTATCAAAGCTGCTTTGAAAGCACATGGCGCAGATTTTGATAGATGAATGTCAGGCAGCGCGCGTTTACGGAGTGCTGGTTGCGAGTTCAGTTAGGTGAGAAATGGTATCTTTCCAGCGAGCTGTCCGAACTTCGTCACCGCGCGGCCGCACCAGTAATGCATATGTCGCAGTAGGCAGGGCAGACGCATTTCTTGAGCCAAAACCTAGTGACAAACCGGGCTAGAGCGGCGGCGGCAGCCTGAAGCGATCTTGCACATGCGCTTGCGAGGCGCCCACTTCGGCTGCACTAGATCATTACGCGGCATCGCTGCCTAGTACATCACAGTATGCCGCCCATTTTCATTTACTTACCTCTTGTTGGTGTAGTTTGCTTTAATTGAAGACGGATCGACGTAGCATTCGACGAAGAAGTTATAGCTTCTGTCGAGGCACCTCCTGGTCTCCGCTTTATCCTTGTAGAACTCGACGATGCGTTCGTGCTGAAGGCGCGGAAGGTTGCCGAGGTCTCGCTCCCATCCCGCAACTGGGAACGACGTTTGCGTTTGCGAAGCCATGCGTACGTCAGCTGGACCACGGCAAAACCGCGTCCGATGAACAGTTTGTACGGTCGCCCGCTTCACATGCCACTACACGCCACGGAACAACTATAAGGGCCGCTATCCGGGCTGCGTATCCGGGCACAGTACACTGTATTCGGGCATAGCGAGCTTCCCCTCACAATGGCGGCGGGAGCCCAATGTTGCCTTGCACGAGCACAGGGTCGCCAGACTTATGCAAAAGGTCTATAGTGTCGTTGGCACAgcgtgctagagggccgtctgcacaggtagcatacacatactgaaagaagtaatgcacattgtatacacttgtttatctgggtatacgtgttgtgcagacgtccctctagcacattgtgccaacgacgccattgctctcgggcgtccatacttcccactgggcccgccaagcaagctcacattgtaacgcgaattcattactcgtaggcataagactttcgaccactcacgagccattGACATATATCTCGCaccttgccgctgcctgtgacgagtgtcaactgcaagggcgaccacgtgctttgcggcgaagggccaacaaaaagaaatgcaggacgcgttccgagggccaaattcaaaaattattttcttctctaaaacaaaaaaatcatttgattagactttcttcattacttaacgatgtagtctactatcaaacgctgcatgacgaggatttttgcttggaacgcatcagtatgaaaaatacggtcaaacatgcgacaaatcgcatattttttcTAATTAcacatttttttcgggaagatttaaagcctattttacccctaaatATTTTTGTACGAAAATAAGCTtttctgaaaatcatactattattaaaattggttagggagagttccagatagctcaagaaaaaatcacgaactttgaagattttcgtagtttttgaagatacgtagctggtagtgaaacacaaatttCGGAATTAATTATTAGGtaaactaaacagaacctctccAATAGCGCAAGCGTGAtctcgaagctcaacacacaaaaatagattttatacacgtttaacaaatacaagcgaatttcaagggggcgccattatcatcaaaatttatttcgagcaaaaatgttttgccagaaTATGCtatgtagtatatatatatatatatatatatatatatatatatatatatatatatgaaggaaagacggttgttttcaagggctcgtttcttagttcgACACAATATTGTTGTTTATaagttgatttacagcaatacacacggtatgcactgatagcggcgagcagagcgtcgaccgtcgatcaactgacaagcggtcacgcgcgtcggcttttatacaggcgctatcgaactttccagcaatatcgctggtggcggcgtaatctctacacaaagctggaacattcgcgtgcggggtgcaatcataacaaaccgatctactacaatcgcgacgcttctagaacactacttcgcggacagcgtcgagtgttgataaccgtccctgccggtaaaacccgaatacatcaaaacaacacaagaagtgggcgtggcattgccccctcagaaaaagcaatattaatgagaactaacagacaataatgccaaagaaagtataggagatgttattcgttgtaattacgataaagtgtgaagaaagtaaagtggacgaaaagataacttgccgctggctgggaccgaacctgcgatcttcgaataacgcgtccgatgctctaccactgagctacagcggcggtcatcctcccgtccactttatggggtatatatgtgcatttaagcctgggagtgttagtcagcgtcagtcgcagccatggcggcgagtgtggaacactcgccgccatatatatatatatatatatatatatatatatatatatatatatatatatatatatatatatatatatatatatatatatatatatatatatatagacgtctgtagtgcgcaaggtggctgtcagtaatTGGCAAGTgacttcactcgcctgcctctaatattgtatttttaaacccttggctaaagatagctgggacaccctgcgtatatatatatatatatatatatatatatatatatatatatatatatatatatatacagggtgtcccagctatctttagccaagggtttaaaaatacaatattagaggccgGCGAGTGAagtcacttgcaaattactgacagccaccttgcgcactacagacaattttttgtttggtataACTAATTTGTTAAAGGGGcattgacacaaaatttcgaaggcgagataatgagtgaaatagatgtatgtggagccatacagaacgtctacgaaatatcaagggccaatatagcctagaacatatttaatatcaattttaaagtgcgtgccGCGCGAGTGAGCGAGATGCAAGCACCTCGCGACGCTGACATCAACGCGATGGATGTGTAAcgaaacctacgtcacgagtttgtgttggctggttgctggttgtgcccttgcgcttgtgccatgctacctgccatttcttccccGTGCCTGCGACTTTGCGCGTGCTAGTTGTGtggttgtgttctcttccgctgttcgctcgtcgtgcccgttggctgatgttatggcccgctcacgctagcggcaagcctgccgcaacggcgcggtgccgcacgcgcgagagctgtcgaACGTGCACGGTAAGcatcgccggcgaggcattcgtgcctccgaaaaacatggccgcacagccaaaagcggttgtcgtccacttcaaatctatcaagtggccgccgtgcgctctgtaacgtgtaagctccgaactgatgcttccatttgctttagatttatgtccttaagtttcgacagcaatgtattcgtcctgattcggcgccgtttttgagagccatagggctgacgcgctggagttttgagtactgtggcggagcctggtggcgtgcgccggagttgcttgggtagtcaaaaatggacgccgaccggcgagttacgcagttctcagttgctttaagcgtattacttaattttgcgcctagttttcaggctcaaaaagtgcttaaaacgtacgcaggaacttgtccgctatgcctgcagagtctgacatgtttgacgagcgatccctgcttcaacaaaccgtgccgaaagcaggtggtctgggcgacggctctgagctgcgcgcggtcccgaagcgcggtcgccgccgttattgttgcgtggttaattgcctcgaacatgggggtaaggatcctaatgtgcggttttactggttcccctgaaatccgtacgaagtggagcgacggaaccgctggatacgtgccgtccgacgcgtgaagcgagtacgcgagcaaaacgtggtttgcaacgtaacgtgctgattacttttcgtacgcgcgtgcactcgtctatatatgtatatattccctgtgtgcagtccagacggcacgccgtggctgccgacggcgatcacgaggatacgcagccggcatttcgtgcgaaacgagaaaaacgatgccatgagtcaccctgcgtatgtgcctacgatttttccggctgcttccagcggcctgctgtaaacattgcgcgccgtcgcttctcgaccgccaccgcacgctgacagaatttgacgaattccctagaagcaaatgttgaaaattacgaccgtgcatggagagaaagtgtgtttgcgactgaatgcggcagaaaacggcacacgacgcgaatgcgctcattcgggccgccgacggctagccttcgtcctgcacctttcttgattccgtttcgtcgtgtaatgcaaatcatgtcggctttcttaacagcaatcttttcgtttatgcactgtcgttaatcgcgcgagcatgcctcgtaaaacttaactcgagttcaacgtcgtatgagattcgctgcacttgcgagttgcagcgcgccgaaacggttccttcaatctcctgcacgtcgtaaacatacttgacgttgacgagcttcttgcgtttacgcagattgcttggcctgaagaactcagccacgccagaaactggccgagatccaaagcgcagcacaaccgacagcggcggctccatcgcgcatctgagcttagtgctgcatgcggccgcctgtctgactactcgaaaccaaagaacttgtcgtagggggcgctttttagcaccgttttcgcagcgccgcctgggcagccagtcaggcctatagtcaaataattgatgctgtaggcttagtgagtcgagatgggcgcttccgaatgctcggaggacataggttacgcgtttgttagttgtttctaatcctccataggtggcgccacttgacctggtgcgAGCTTGTGgacctaaagtccctggatatttttgggaaagtaccgtctttcttttaaccgagccgccacaccgagcaccctcctctcccggctcccacctccccgcttcacgggccgtcgcctgggaaacgcgcgcgttatcggcgtgacatagcattcttgataggaaagtggcgcgagccgggttatacggccggcgcccgcacggtggtcgtttgggagaggagatagatacggtttggacacttgggagaggagggttggacattTGGGAGAgaatatggaggagagtgtcgttactttctatatatcaagggactttatgtggacccgctctcgcgcgccgcctacgtcacaattttgcgtggttaCGTGGCCAGCTGCGTTAAGCCGGccaccggaagtagtgctgcctagctcggtgctctttgaaacctaaactgcgactgggcgctctaaaaacggctctaaataaataaccgtcagGCACTCGCGGAAACGCGGttcgcagccgtgataagtggatcataagttatctattgcaacaaaaaaaagaaggtgcaaaatttttgtgtcagtgctcctttaattatgattatttaattaaattgctaaatattgactctaggcaagaaatgcggcttgcaaagttcgagagcgtcttcagaaaccccaattccattatttgcgataaaggaagtctcacgtataccattttttccaagctgcaaagagagcccgcgaaatacaaataaaaccacgtgactagcgcattcgcccgccgcgagaatgctgccctcagccgtggtttgagaaaACGaaatctgtggtgcgatcttgtacgcattccaaataaacacggaggcgtggcattacatccaaccgcacgcgaatggccaatttgaaccgcgacagacgtcacggctctgcattgaccaatcgcgtgcggtcacgtgcggctggatgtactgccacgcctccgtgtttattttgtaacgcgtacaagatcgcaccacaggtgattcagcCGACAGCGGCGGAGGGGCGGAAAGTGTAGCATCTGGATAACAACTGTGTTGACGCCAAGTGAAAGACGGGAATGAGACGTTCGGATAGAGGGTGTGAGCCACGGTCACGGATAAGtcgacgatgtttttttttgtcccgcgtcagccagttggcgcgcgtgatggtgcaagttctagcgagcgcgggccaggaaaccaccgtcaacttatcggcctaccgctgcaacgcaatcgccgagtcgcggccgcagcagtggtgcgatcttgtacgcgttacaaaataaacacggaggcgtggcagtacatccagccgcacgtgaccgcacgcgattggtcaatgcagagccgtgacgtctgtcgcggttcaaatgggccattcgcatGCGgttggatgtaatgccacgcctccgtgtttatttggaatgcgtacaagatcgcaccactggtgAAGAAAAGGTTGCGCACAAATCTCGTGGCATTAGAGTTTCATGTCAGTGACGTGGGCTGGAAATACGCGGTTGGTGCGCTTGTCCTTCAGCTCAGCAATAGCGCTAAGACAAAATGTCACCGGACCTATAACTGCTTATCGACCATAGGGCCCTAAAAAGCGCGGCAAGAACTTTTGACAACGCTTAGGCACACGCTGTGTGCGTCGAACTAACACGAGGTCCCCGACAAGAAACGGCGCAGATTGGCGCTGCTTTGTTAGTGGAGCTTGAGCTGCTTGGCTGTGTAGAATAGCCAGGCGTGCTCGGTGACGTGCTTGCTGAAGGAGAGCGGTAGTGTTGGCTTCTGACCCATCGGGCTCTGCATTGGACAGATCGAAGCCGAGAAGTGACTCCTGAGGAAGCTTTCGTATTCTCCCGTATACAAGCTCGAAGGGGGTCTCTCGAGTAGTTTCTTGCCGTGACCTGTTCAGAGCGAACGCAGTAGACGCCAAGAAGTCGTCCCAGTCATCGTGCTCTGGGCTCACGTAGCAAGAAATAATGTCAGCCAGAGTTCTGTTGGTGCGTCCCTTATGAAAAAATTTAATGAGTATTAATAaacagactaatgtctttagacatcagaatcattacactgtctaatgccagtctaatgcgctttctaatgcacacctaatgcgAGTCTAATAGTAATTGGCCACCGTTAGTCTATAGAGTCATGACGTTAGAGTTTCTGATGACCATTGTCTAGCGTTAGTCTATGGAGTCCTGACGTGTGAGTTTCTAATGGCCGTTGTCTAGTGAAACGCAACTGAACATATGCATTAGGTTGACActaaacaccatattgcagacttaggccttatgccagcaacagcatgtttgctgcacacaggtcaataaatatttttgtggttAATAATACGAATGTGTGCATGCTTTAGAGGATTTTCACATAAATGCCAGCAGACCATTTCGAGCAATGACTAGATCACCATTGTTCTTTACACGTAACAGTCTTTCGAAGCCAATCAATAATCTTGCATGTCTATGATACACGCATTTGTAAACGAGCGCTAAATTGTCAAGCTATTTAGTTTCAATAGGACAATAAATGCCCACTAACTAGCCCCAGGGCTAGTTAGTTAAATTTTGTATTTCCTATGAAAGCGCTCTTTTACAATCACAAACAAATGAAATAAGACCAGACGAAAGATTTCAGGAGAAAGCGCTTTTCTATTTACTTTCTGGCTCAGCACTGACGATAGGGTCTCTTGTGCTGCACtgtcgtggtggtacagttgctgtatttgaaacctgcaagtgaAAGTGTTAATATGAGTTTGGCACTGAAGCATACAGCTTAGGGCAGCATGTGAACAGATCTTGAAATTTATGattgatgccttttttttttcaaaacagtgGTATAATTGTTACCATTTTAACTGAATAATCCATCTGTATCGATGTCCAACTACATAGccttggcttcatgctgctttgatcaaaaacataaaaaaacaaaccaCTATACATCACTTCAGAGGGCTGTGGTTTCGTAGATTGGCCAGCTATTATAGACAGACCAATTAGCTCTgttagcttctttgatgtaacatttcataataacatcctttcgctactcaaatagtactccatgcatgactgctGCATGCATCAGTGAGCCTATTCCACCTCCTTTGTTTTAAACAAAACTATCACAGAACAATTTGTAGCTCATGCTCAGCTTGTGCAAGGTGAATCTGAGCAATAGGCAAGTGGAATGTGGAGCTGAGTCTTGGTGATACAGCTAGAGAAATGCTAAATTCTAGTGAAAAGAATcatgaaatggtgggttctgtaaGAACCTACATATATTTTACCGATATGCATGCTGTAACAAGTTATGGGTCATTTCTACAAATATTTTGAAAACAAGGCATTGGAGAAAGCAAGCCAAGGCATTTTTGTATTATTACCCCTGGTGACTTTCGATATTATTCGATAGCTAAAGGTACATTCATTATGTACCTTGAAGAGGCGACAAAAGTTCTATGAATGTTAGCTAGCAAATATTGCATAGTTATGAAATTGATCACTTGTCTTTTAGAAAAACAGAAGAATCCACATTGGAGTGTGTCGGTACTTgttgaacatcttgacaggatatcACAGCTACTAAaggaaagagcacatagcagcgctaaactcacaactaactttttttagaaatcacgcagacgcttaaaatatcatctgaacccaagtgttcgcacagagataacatcatctaCAGTGCATGTGCAAACAGCTAAATGGAGTAATCAAACGAACACCCAGGAGGAAAGAGGATCACGAGCTAAGACACcgacacagaaagaagagaggagcACTGTCCGTGTATTAGCTCGCGCTCCTGTTCCCTCCTGAGTATGTACCAAAATGCCCAGTTACAAGTATTGCTAAAATGTGCACCCTTCCACAGTGCATTACACTTCTCTTTCTGTGGTAGGTCTCAATCTGTGTCGTGAACTGTGCAATATGCGCAGATTCCTGGTATCTTTATAGATTGTGGTGTGATAATGTTCCAAACAATGTGATGAAACATATGAGTATCCGATGCCTTCTAATCAAGGCTATCTCCAATTCAGATTATCAAACTCTCAGGCTTCTCGATCATCAGACAACAATGCTTTGTTAGAAGG includes these proteins:
- the LOC119379518 gene encoding uncharacterized protein LOC119379518, whose product is MASQTQTSFPVAGWERDLGNLPRLQHERIVEFYKDKAETRRCLDRSYNFFVECYVDPSSIKANYTNKSDGTVYLKASCYRSKKKNAAPYAIFVVISSADGCIKSTECSCAAGRSACNHAMAVLRTASHIQSRGFTEAPLELTCTDLPQKWRVPRSTNLHGMPLQAVNRRAVREDGLDSPLSVRLYDPRGVSRTLDEQKAAEKQLAEEILKEDPDSEFAKGLLEDDNHPYERTKWGLASVFAPLSYQQPLMPFGFDVVVKNIFSASIDSSSLPEAHQYFSSCDTWKPPAALQDNNIVKKLCITPEEARVLERNTRGQRSSARWQEERSFRLTASNYGIVASRSKWTSKGLRGLAVCKDLSRVPAIRYGVANEPLASERYRDVMRGLGHDCTVHPCGLLVNPEAPWLGASPDGIIYD